Genomic DNA from Pseudomonas sp. CCC3.1:
GACCTTTGTCGGGTACTTCACGCCCATTCGCCCTCTGGCTATCGAGTTGTTGACCCTGGAAATAGCCGGCATCAGTTTGTTCTGGGTGTTGTTTTTTACCGGCGCCACGTACATCAGCGCGGGCTGGCTGCGTGAAGCGGTGTGCATGCACATGTGCCCCTATGCACGCTTTCAGAGTGTGATGTTTGATAAGGACACCTTGGCGATTTCGTATGACGTGGCCCGTGGCGAAAGCCGTGGCCCGCGCAAACGCGGGGTGGAACCGGCGCAGGTCGGGCTGGGAGATTGCATCGATTGCACGATGTGCGTACAGGTGTGTCCGACCGGGATCGACATTCGCGACGGTCTGCAAATGGAGTGCATCGGCTGCGCGGCCTGCGTCGATGCCTGTGATTCGGTGATGGACAAAATGGGCTATGCCCGTGGCCTGGTGCGTTACACCTCCGAACATGAATTGCAGGGCGGCAAAACCCACTGGTTGCGCCCTCGCCTGATGGGCTACGCAGGGGTGCTGGTGCTGATGATCGGCGCGTTGGTGGTGGCCTTGAATCAACGTTCCATGGTGTCACTGGATGTGATCAAGGACCGGGGCCTGTTCCGTGAGAACAGCCAGGGGCAGATCGAGAACATCTATAGCCTCAAAATCATTAACAAAACCCAGGAGCCGCAGCACTATCGCGTGTTGCTGCAACCGGATGAGGCGTTCCAGTTACAGGGCAAAACCGAGTTGACCCTGGCCCCTGGCGAAATTGTCGAAGTGCCGGTGTCGGTGGCGCTGCTGGCCGAGCGCCCCAAGAGCAGCTCACAGACCATTGAATTTGTGGTCACCGACACCGATGAACCGAGTGTGCGCAGTGTGGCCAAGAGCCGGTTTGTTGCACCGATAAATCGTTAAATCACACATTCTCCTGTGGGAGCGAGCTTGCTCGCGATAGCATCGACGCGGTCATTTCGGCAAACCGCAGCGTTAACATCGCGAGCAAGCCCACTTCCACAGGATTAGCTGAGTTTTAGTTCATGAAACGCTACGAAAAATTCGCTGACGATATTGCTGAACTGATCCGATCCGGGGTGCTCGGCCCCGGTCAGCGCGTGCCGTCGGTGCGCTATGCCAGCCAGACTTATGGGGTCAGCCCATCCACGGTGTTTCAGGCCTATTACCTGCTCGAACGCCGCGGCCTGATTCGCGCCAAGCCGCGCTCGGGGTATTTCGTCAACACGCACGCGCCCAGCCCGTTTTCCGAACCGGTGGTCAGCAGCCACGCCACCGAGTCCACTCAGGTCGATGTCAGCGACCTGGTGTTCTCAGTGCTGGACTCGATCAAAGACCCGCATACCGTGCCGTTCGGCTCGGCCTTCCCCAGCCCCATGCTGTTCCCGCTGCAACGTCTGGCTCGCTCGATGGCCAGCGCCAGCCGCGAAATGGACCCGCGCATGGTGGTCACCGACATGTCGCCGGGCAACCCGCAACTGCGTCGCCAGATTGCCCTGCGGTATATGGTCGGCGGGCTGATGCTGCCGATGGAGGAGTTGCTGATCACCAATGGCGCGCTGGAAGCCTTGAACCTGTGCCTGCAAGCCGTCACTGAACCCGGTGATCTGGTCGCGATTGAAGCCCCGGCTTTTTACGCCTGCCTGCAAGTGCTGGAGCGACTCAAGCTCAAGGCCATCGAAATCCCGGTCCACCCGCGCGACGGCATCGACCTCGATGCGTTGGCGCAGACCCTCGATCGGCATCCGATCAAGGCCGTGTGGTGCATGACCAGTTTTCAAAACCCGATTGGCGCCACCATGCCCGAAGCCAAGAAACAGGCGCTGGTCGAACTGCTGCGCGAGCATCAGGTGCCGTTGATTGAAGACGATGTGTACGCCGAGTTGTACTTCGGTCAACACGCGCCCAAACCCGCCAAGGCCTTCGACACCGAAGGGCTGGTGATGCATTGCGGCTCATTTGCCAAAAGCCTGGCACCGGGTTATCGGATCGGTTGGGTCGCGGCCGGGCGCTTTGCGCAAAAGATAGAGCGCCTGAAACTCATGACTTCGCTGTGCGCATCAATGCCGGCACAAGCGGCGATTGCCGACTATTTGCAGCACGGCGGTTACGACCGTCACTTGCGGCGCCTGCGCGATGCGCTGGAGGACCAGCAAAGCGCGATGCTGGCAGCGATTGCGCGGTACTTCCCGGCGCAAACCCGAGTCAGTAAACCTGCAGGGGGGTATTTTTTGTGGCTGGAACTGCCTGAACAGATGGACTCGCTCAAACTGTTTCAGATGGCCCTGGCCCAAGGCATCAGCATCGCGCCGGGGCCGATTTTCTCGGCGACCCAGCGCTTTAGAAACTGCATCCGCCTGAACTACGGCAGCCCCTGGGATGAGACCTGTGAAAAGGCCATGGAAACCCTGGGCAAGATTGTTCGCTCGTTTTAACTGACACACCAAACCCTGTAGTCGCTGACAAGGCACGAAGGCTGCGATCGGCGGCGCAGCCGTCGTAAACCTGTTGGCCCGGAGTCCCAGATGCGCTGAGGGGCCTGAGATTTTACGACTGCTGCGCACTCGATCGCAGCCTTCGTACCTCGTCAGCGGCTACAGTACGCGGGGTGTTAGCCCGGCATGCAGTTGAAGTCAGCGGTGTGGGCCACTTCCTTACCGTGGGAATCAACCAGCGTGGCGCTGACCTCTGGGCCCAAGCTCGATTCGATCAGTTCGTAACGCTCGCCCGCCTTGAATTGCTGGTAATTGACCTTGCCTTGGCAATTCACTTCGTTCTCATCACCGGTGGCCCCTTCAAACAAGGTGACATCAAGGTGATGCGCGCCTGGGGTGACTTCAAAGTAGCGGCCGTCGTTGATGTTCTTGCCATCGACGCGCTCGGCCATCAAGTCGCTGTTACCTTCTTCCTTCAGGCCTATCCAGGCTTCGCTCGGGTCTTGCTTGGGCATCGGGCCAGCACAGGCTGACAGCAACAGCACCAGGCTCAGGGACGGAATCACTAACAGGGGTTTAAGGTTCATCAAGGTGTGCCTCACAAATGAAACCAAAGAGTGCGACAGGCCCAACACTCAACCCGTCGAATAGGCCTCAAGCTTGATCTGCAACCCGCGACCGGCCTAATGAATGAAGGTGAAGGGATTTTCAGCCCATACCTAAACCTTCCTTCATGTTGCTGAAAGCTGATCGTTAGGTTTGAGCGGTAAGACTGCCCGTGTTTGCAATTTCACTCCTCGGAGGTTCTGGCATGCTCGGGCTGGTAAAGACCGCATTGCACAAGCCCTACACGTTTATCGTGCTGGCGATTTTCATCTGCATCATCGGGCCGCTGGCGG
This window encodes:
- the ccoG gene encoding cytochrome c oxidase accessory protein CcoG, with the protein product MSNHIPVQRLEAFEAAHSKASTTKNRASDNQIHTRSFTGLFRTLRIVSTGFLFLVFFGTVWLHWDGRQAVLWDLSESKFHIFGATFWPQDFILLSALLIIAAFGLFAITVFAGRVWCGYTCPQSTWTWLFMWCEKITEGDRNQRIKLQATPWRLNKIARRTAKHSLWLAISVLTALTFVGYFTPIRPLAIELLTLEIAGISLFWVLFFTGATYISAGWLREAVCMHMCPYARFQSVMFDKDTLAISYDVARGESRGPRKRGVEPAQVGLGDCIDCTMCVQVCPTGIDIRDGLQMECIGCAACVDACDSVMDKMGYARGLVRYTSEHELQGGKTHWLRPRLMGYAGVLVLMIGALVVALNQRSMVSLDVIKDRGLFRENSQGQIENIYSLKIINKTQEPQHYRVLLQPDEAFQLQGKTELTLAPGEIVEVPVSVALLAERPKSSSQTIEFVVTDTDEPSVRSVAKSRFVAPINR
- the mapR gene encoding GntR family transcriptional regulator MpaR (MapR regulates genes involved in Pseudomonas quinolone signal (PQS) production and anthranilate metabolism) — encoded protein: MKRYEKFADDIAELIRSGVLGPGQRVPSVRYASQTYGVSPSTVFQAYYLLERRGLIRAKPRSGYFVNTHAPSPFSEPVVSSHATESTQVDVSDLVFSVLDSIKDPHTVPFGSAFPSPMLFPLQRLARSMASASREMDPRMVVTDMSPGNPQLRRQIALRYMVGGLMLPMEELLITNGALEALNLCLQAVTEPGDLVAIEAPAFYACLQVLERLKLKAIEIPVHPRDGIDLDALAQTLDRHPIKAVWCMTSFQNPIGATMPEAKKQALVELLREHQVPLIEDDVYAELYFGQHAPKPAKAFDTEGLVMHCGSFAKSLAPGYRIGWVAAGRFAQKIERLKLMTSLCASMPAQAAIADYLQHGGYDRHLRRLRDALEDQQSAMLAAIARYFPAQTRVSKPAGGYFLWLELPEQMDSLKLFQMALAQGISIAPGPIFSATQRFRNCIRLNYGSPWDETCEKAMETLGKIVRSF